Proteins from a single region of Companilactobacillus farciminis KCTC 3681 = DSM 20184:
- a CDS encoding Cof-type HAD-IIB family hydrolase, producing the protein MMSEIKLILSDIDGTILNDDNVIDTGLKAAIKKLRQKGVPFVLASARSPEGMRQIAADLDVLDNPIACYNGALVVKDLHEENYTTILRHELNVPEVGEMLTILGQKFPEVSVNLYSGSDWYVNDLDKWVKVEADITKMDPIVKNLPKLIAEHTVPIHKLLLIGETEQIQRALNYFKQSGFSNSSFYLSKPNYLEITNSNVSKEKALRELAKTYQLDLANTMTLGDNFNDVPMLKIAGLGVAMQNAPVEVQKCANVVTETNNQNGVSKAIEKYAL; encoded by the coding sequence TTGATGAGTGAAATTAAACTGATTTTGAGTGATATTGATGGGACGATTTTAAATGATGACAATGTGATTGATACTGGCTTAAAAGCCGCTATTAAGAAGTTGCGTCAAAAAGGTGTACCCTTTGTTTTGGCTTCTGCTAGATCTCCTGAAGGAATGCGTCAGATTGCTGCAGACTTGGATGTTTTGGACAATCCGATTGCTTGTTATAACGGTGCTTTAGTCGTCAAAGATTTACATGAAGAAAACTATACCACTATTTTGAGACATGAATTAAATGTACCTGAAGTGGGAGAGATGCTTACGATTCTTGGACAAAAATTCCCAGAAGTCTCTGTCAATTTATATTCAGGTTCTGATTGGTATGTCAATGATTTAGATAAGTGGGTTAAAGTTGAAGCTGATATTACTAAAATGGATCCAATCGTTAAGAACTTGCCAAAACTAATTGCAGAACATACCGTACCAATTCACAAATTGTTGTTGATTGGCGAAACTGAGCAAATTCAACGTGCTTTAAATTACTTCAAGCAGTCAGGTTTCTCAAATAGTTCGTTTTACTTATCAAAACCTAATTATTTAGAAATTACTAACAGCAATGTTTCTAAAGAAAAAGCTTTACGTGAATTGGCTAAAACTTATCAATTGGATTTAGCAAATACGATGACTTTGGGCGATAATTTCAATGACGTACCGATGTTAAAAATTGCTGGATTAGGCGTTGCAATGCAAAATGCTCCAGTT
- a CDS encoding YdcF family protein yields MNGLASYMNELQGMSIYWGIITLILFGIFLGLWLYEPRRLVNGITFTIFFISFLAELALLIFSTANLIFVTTMGILFLVIVAIIVITLAMMWLLLLWNAFIVWKRESHTLPNMLTLLLAIFLIVLWFANTFMAGHSQFLPDWFNALLGGLPIVGTYLVICSYNFLVNVLLYQFLPRRYKANYLIVLGAGLINGDQVSTLLGNRIKAAIKFAQKQVKKGRPAPKIVFSGGQGPDEKLSEAQAMADFAIEQGWDKDLVLLEDKSRNTLQNMQYSKELIQKDFGSDKAYIKFFSNNYHIFRAGIYAKMAHLAANGVGAPTRFYFLPNALIREFVAVFLMNKKRHFIVIGLIALFSLLMVIITIYTSFVAK; encoded by the coding sequence ATGAACGGACTCGCTTCGTACATGAATGAACTTCAAGGGATGTCAATTTATTGGGGGATTATTACGTTAATTCTTTTTGGCATTTTCTTGGGATTATGGCTCTACGAACCACGCCGATTAGTAAATGGGATTACTTTTACAATTTTCTTTATCAGTTTCTTGGCTGAATTAGCACTTTTGATTTTTAGCACCGCCAACTTAATATTCGTCACCACGATGGGAATTCTTTTCTTAGTTATCGTAGCTATCATCGTCATCACTTTAGCCATGATGTGGCTGCTTCTTTTGTGGAATGCTTTTATCGTTTGGAAAAGGGAAAGTCACACTTTGCCGAATATGTTGACATTACTGTTAGCAATATTCTTGATTGTCTTATGGTTTGCCAATACCTTCATGGCTGGACATTCTCAATTCTTGCCAGATTGGTTCAATGCTTTACTCGGCGGATTACCAATTGTTGGTACTTACTTAGTGATTTGCTCGTACAATTTCTTAGTAAACGTGCTGTTGTATCAATTCTTACCTAGACGTTATAAAGCTAATTACTTAATCGTCCTTGGTGCTGGCTTGATCAATGGAGATCAGGTTTCGACTTTACTAGGCAATCGTATCAAAGCAGCCATCAAATTTGCTCAAAAACAAGTTAAAAAAGGCCGTCCGGCACCAAAGATCGTCTTTTCTGGTGGTCAAGGTCCCGACGAAAAATTGTCTGAAGCTCAAGCGATGGCCGACTTTGCGATTGAACAAGGTTGGGATAAAGATTTGGTTCTTCTAGAAGATAAATCACGCAACACTTTGCAAAATATGCAATATTCTAAAGAACTGATTCAAAAAGATTTCGGCAGTGACAAAGCTTATATCAAGTTTTTTAGTAATAATTATCACATTTTTAGAGCTGGAATTTACGCCAAGATGGCACATTTAGCTGCTAACGGGGTTGGTGCTCCAACTCGCTTTTACTTTTTGCCCAATGCTTTAATTAGAGAATTCGTTGCCGTCTTCTTGATGAACAAGAAACGACATTTTATCGTAATTGGCCTAATTGCACTCTTCAGTTTACTAATGGTTATCATTACCATTTACACTAGCTTTGTGGCCAAGTAA